The following coding sequences lie in one Candidatus Methylomirabilota bacterium genomic window:
- the glnD gene encoding [protein-PII] uridylyltransferase, whose translation MSPELYRRARRAEARGERAEDRRRLRLTFFRAALADGLDSLKLRHTGGASGQESVQAHARLIDEIVRALLRLTVADARADDLGQAPFVVVALGGYGRSELHPSSDIDLMVVYDGELTPYVQRITQELLYTLWDLGLEIGHSLRSLEDCVAIAGTDLPSRTSMQEARFLAGDRALFGRFQRVLRENVYRRDFEQFLQAMLAERDQRYRKHGASPYVMEPNVKESAGGLRDMHTAMWLSATKFGARTLRELTEKGLITERELELTDAALTFLWRVRNELHFLAGHRNDVLTRDWQPQVAKSFGYQDDDTSLAVERFMRDYYLHARVIHRVARRLIARCQDTLSRRKSAALRERQQALADGLVFLDGRLHLADQKVDRFATDPTQLVKVFWHAHRLGCELSLELERALEAGLDLIDDGLRRSPGARDLFLDICRSWGRVAVTLSQMHELGVLGRYLPEFGALTCLVQYDVYHRFSADRHSLLAVEHLEALAPGKAAESEGAAQVFADVERPELLMLGMLLHDIGKAKGHGHVAKGIPLIRELTGRMGLPAEDAALVEFLVAHHLTMSHIAQRRDIDDPKTIADFATTVGDAQRLRMLYLLTYADMRAVGPGVLTPWQAVVLHELYARTLNRLTGGRVERPTRANLADRLHAALGDEVSRQAVMAHLAMMPERYLATTTVQRMAEHVRMLHRLDATRLGTELFHHPDLGSSDLVVVTRDLPGLFSLIAGTLAAHGVNIISAQITTRADGIAIDTFQVNDPTGEAITAASQWARVLDGLRAVIAGEQNVEALLARRRAAGRAGNSPAPPRVSVDNSLSDELTVVEVKCPDRLGLLYLITRTLSAQGCDIVSARIATEIDQAYDTFYVHDGRGGKIAAPEARERLRDALERALVQPL comes from the coding sequence ATGTCGCCCGAGCTGTATCGCCGGGCCCGGCGCGCCGAGGCGAGAGGTGAGCGCGCCGAGGACAGGCGCCGCCTCCGCCTCACGTTTTTCCGGGCTGCGCTCGCCGACGGGCTCGATTCGCTCAAGCTCCGGCACACGGGCGGCGCGTCGGGCCAGGAATCGGTTCAGGCCCACGCCCGTCTGATCGACGAGATCGTCCGAGCCCTCCTCCGGCTGACCGTGGCCGACGCCCGGGCCGACGACCTCGGCCAGGCCCCGTTCGTGGTGGTGGCGCTCGGGGGGTATGGGAGGAGCGAGCTGCACCCCTCCTCGGACATCGATCTCATGGTGGTCTACGACGGCGAGCTGACGCCGTACGTGCAGCGCATCACCCAGGAGTTGCTCTACACCCTGTGGGACCTGGGGCTGGAAATCGGACACAGCCTGCGCTCGCTCGAAGACTGCGTGGCCATTGCCGGCACCGACCTGCCCAGCCGCACCTCCATGCAGGAGGCCCGTTTCCTGGCCGGCGACCGGGCGTTGTTCGGGCGGTTCCAGCGCGTGCTCCGGGAGAACGTCTATCGGCGCGACTTCGAGCAGTTCCTGCAGGCGATGCTGGCCGAGCGGGACCAGCGTTACCGCAAGCACGGCGCCTCGCCCTACGTGATGGAGCCGAACGTGAAGGAGTCGGCCGGCGGGCTGCGCGACATGCACACGGCCATGTGGCTGAGCGCCACGAAGTTCGGGGCCCGCACCCTGCGCGAGCTGACCGAAAAGGGCCTGATCACCGAGCGCGAGCTCGAGCTGACCGATGCGGCCTTGACCTTCCTGTGGCGGGTGCGCAACGAGCTGCACTTCCTGGCCGGGCACCGCAACGACGTGCTGACCCGCGACTGGCAGCCTCAGGTGGCCAAGAGCTTCGGCTACCAGGACGACGACACGAGCCTCGCCGTCGAGCGCTTCATGCGCGACTACTATCTGCACGCCCGGGTCATCCACCGGGTGGCGCGCCGCCTCATCGCCCGCTGTCAGGACACCCTGTCCCGCCGCAAGAGCGCGGCCCTGCGCGAGCGCCAGCAGGCCCTGGCCGACGGCCTGGTCTTCCTGGACGGCCGGCTGCACCTGGCCGATCAGAAAGTGGACCGCTTCGCCACCGATCCCACCCAGCTCGTCAAAGTCTTCTGGCACGCCCACCGGCTGGGCTGCGAGCTGTCGCTGGAGCTGGAGCGGGCGCTGGAGGCCGGGCTCGATCTGATCGACGACGGCCTGCGCCGCTCACCGGGGGCGCGGGATCTCTTCCTGGACATCTGCCGCAGCTGGGGACGCGTCGCCGTCACCCTGTCCCAGATGCACGAGCTCGGCGTCCTCGGGCGCTACCTGCCCGAGTTCGGGGCGCTGACCTGCCTGGTCCAGTACGACGTCTATCACCGGTTCTCGGCCGACCGGCACTCCTTGCTGGCCGTGGAGCACCTGGAAGCCCTGGCCCCCGGCAAGGCCGCCGAGTCGGAGGGCGCCGCGCAGGTCTTCGCCGACGTCGAGCGGCCCGAGCTGTTGATGCTGGGCATGCTGCTGCACGATATCGGCAAGGCCAAGGGCCATGGCCACGTCGCCAAGGGGATCCCTCTGATCCGGGAGCTGACCGGCCGCATGGGCCTGCCCGCCGAGGACGCCGCGTTGGTGGAATTCCTGGTGGCCCACCATCTGACCATGTCGCACATCGCGCAGCGGCGGGACATCGACGATCCCAAGACCATCGCCGACTTCGCCACGACGGTGGGCGACGCCCAGCGTCTGAGGATGCTCTATCTGCTCACCTACGCCGACATGCGCGCCGTGGGGCCGGGGGTGCTCACGCCGTGGCAGGCGGTGGTGCTGCACGAGCTCTACGCGCGCACGCTGAACCGGTTGACCGGCGGCCGGGTGGAGCGACCCACGCGGGCCAACCTCGCCGACCGGCTGCACGCGGCCCTGGGCGACGAGGTCTCACGGCAGGCGGTGATGGCCCACCTGGCCATGATGCCCGAGCGCTACCTGGCCACGACGACCGTGCAGCGAATGGCCGAGCACGTGCGGATGCTGCATCGCCTGGATGCCACCCGGCTGGGTACGGAGCTGTTCCACCATCCCGATCTGGGATCGTCGGATCTGGTCGTGGTCACGCGCGATCTGCCCGGCCTGTTCTCCCTGATCGCCGGCACCCTGGCCGCGCACGGGGTCAACATCATCTCGGCGCAGATCACTACCCGGGCCGACGGCATCGCCATCGACACCTTCCAGGTCAACGATCCGACCGGGGAAGCCATCACCGCGGCGAGCCAGTGGGCCCGGGTCCTCGACGGCCTCCGGGCCGTGATCGCCGGCGAGCAGAATGTGGAGGCGCTGCTGGCCCGCCGCCGCGCGGCCGGGCGCGCCGGCAACTCGCCGGCGCCGCCCCGGGTCAGCGTGGACAATTCGCTGAGCGACGAGCTCACCGTGGTGGAGGTCAAGTGCCCGGACCGGCTGGGACTTCTCTATCTGATCACTCGCACGCTGTCCGCTCAGGGCTGCGACATCGTGAGCGCGCGCATCGCCACGGAGATCGACCAGGCCTACGACACCTTCTACGTGCACGACGGCCGGGGGGGGAAGATCGCGGCCCCCGAGGCCCGGGAGCGACTGCGAGACGCGCTGGAGCGCGCCCTGGTTCAGCCCCTGTGA
- a CDS encoding VOC family protein, with protein MDAGFTPLGLDHIVLRVRDQEVSKRFYCDTLGCTVDDINERISLVQLRFGEQLIDLLPAEVGAARGGLDHFCLSIRCDDLGKVAEELRRRGVAAVGDVVDRRGAYGRGPSLYIRDPDDYQIELKPR; from the coding sequence ATGGACGCGGGATTCACGCCGCTGGGGCTCGACCACATCGTGCTGCGGGTCCGGGACCAGGAAGTCTCGAAGCGCTTCTACTGCGACACGCTGGGCTGCACGGTCGACGACATCAACGAGCGGATCTCGCTCGTCCAGCTCCGCTTCGGGGAACAGCTGATCGACTTGCTGCCAGCCGAGGTTGGAGCGGCGCGGGGCGGCCTGGACCACTTCTGCCTGTCGATCCGCTGCGACGATCTCGGCAAGGTGGCCGAGGAGCTACGCCGCCGCGGGGTCGCCGCGGTCGGCGACGTAGTTGACCGCCGGGGCGCGTACGGTCGCGGTCCCTCGCTGTACATCCGGGACCCCGACGACTACCAGATCGAGCTCAAACCTCGGTGA
- a CDS encoding transglycosylase SLT domain-containing protein, with product MLSRYREPLRAWTEPIGHLLFRLRLRPNHLTLAGLGVSLLASLAFAAGRTRVAGVLLLLAGLFDFFDGSLARASGQVTPFGAFLDSVIDRYSDLVVLLGIVVLFVEMPHSRGALAAMAALVGTVMVSYTKARAESIGVECNVGMMERPERMICLIAGALLNLLEPALWLLVVFANLTALQRIVYTRRAARDAALLGLAIVMIAGAPAAARAEPPADAAVGAEAATAWTRAVAEYQSGDPTALVREFGSAAALGGRIGDYAGFLLADARERLGDLPGARAAAVGVADRHRDSRLAPAALLLAAVLAERQGDEPGAQALLERLITSYPDAPEMPQALYLSGMLGEARGKREAAALAYREVRVLAPASAWAEGAEDRLTVLTDAGVIVPPLSAVQRVERAERLLRSGVAKTASDEAERIAKETSDPGLIVRALRIAADASQRLGRHSVAARTLQAAAARAPADRRPALLLDQGRMLLRAGQREQALIVFANAGARGTEAEAAEAAYLRAYTLDEMERDTQAAALYKAVASRYPTRERAGAALWRLGWLQYSQGKIKAAGETWLKLVDLPGGRTWKIAALYWAARAREGAAGAAAARPLYRRVLREAPRSYYGILTARRVSPVESSPEPAIRLPADPRAALADDPGFARAELLRRIGLVEFAVQELNDVVLRSVGDPLRLYGVSGAFAQEARYHLALRILRRHFTGAAVTGHAALPRSFWEMLYPFGWRKEIYEAAQRTGLDPFLVAAIVREESSYNPRALSPAGARGLMQLMPRTAQPMAEIRGLAFGDGDLLDDPRTNLQLGAAFMSGLLKQWNDPRIALAAYNAGPGRARQWWQTRRSNDIEVFVELIPFDETRNYIKRVMLAWEEYRRIYGSGSPED from the coding sequence ATGCTGAGCCGCTACCGCGAGCCTTTGCGGGCCTGGACCGAACCGATCGGCCATCTCCTGTTCCGGCTGCGGCTGCGCCCCAATCACCTCACGCTGGCCGGGCTCGGAGTGAGTCTCCTGGCCAGTCTGGCCTTCGCGGCCGGACGCACCCGGGTGGCAGGCGTCCTGCTGCTCCTGGCGGGCCTGTTCGACTTCTTCGACGGTTCGCTGGCCCGGGCTTCTGGGCAGGTCACGCCGTTCGGCGCCTTCCTGGACTCCGTCATCGATCGCTACTCGGACCTGGTGGTGCTGCTTGGTATCGTCGTGCTGTTCGTGGAGATGCCCCACTCCCGGGGCGCCCTGGCGGCGATGGCGGCTCTGGTGGGCACGGTGATGGTGAGCTACACGAAAGCCCGGGCCGAATCCATCGGTGTCGAGTGTAACGTAGGCATGATGGAGAGGCCGGAGCGGATGATCTGTCTCATCGCCGGAGCCTTGTTGAACCTGCTGGAGCCGGCCCTCTGGCTGCTCGTCGTGTTCGCCAACCTCACCGCGCTGCAACGCATCGTCTACACGCGCCGGGCCGCCCGGGATGCCGCGCTGCTGGGCCTGGCCATTGTCATGATCGCCGGTGCGCCGGCGGCGGCACGGGCCGAACCGCCGGCGGACGCCGCGGTCGGCGCCGAGGCCGCGACGGCGTGGACCCGGGCGGTCGCCGAGTACCAGTCAGGAGACCCTACGGCCCTCGTTCGCGAGTTCGGCTCGGCCGCGGCGCTCGGGGGCCGGATCGGGGACTACGCCGGCTTCCTGCTGGCCGACGCGCGGGAGCGGCTGGGCGACCTGCCCGGCGCGCGAGCCGCCGCCGTCGGCGTCGCCGACCGCCACCGGGACAGCCGCCTGGCCCCGGCCGCCCTGTTGCTAGCGGCGGTGCTGGCCGAGCGGCAGGGCGACGAGCCAGGCGCCCAGGCTTTGCTCGAACGTCTCATCACCTCGTACCCGGATGCGCCCGAGATGCCCCAGGCCCTGTACCTGTCGGGCATGCTGGGCGAGGCCCGTGGCAAACGGGAGGCCGCCGCGCTGGCCTACCGGGAGGTCAGGGTGCTGGCGCCGGCAAGCGCGTGGGCGGAGGGCGCCGAGGACCGGTTGACCGTGCTCACTGACGCGGGCGTCATCGTGCCGCCGCTGTCGGCCGTGCAACGGGTGGAGCGCGCCGAGCGGCTCTTGCGCAGCGGCGTGGCCAAGACGGCGTCCGACGAGGCCGAGCGGATCGCCAAGGAGACGAGCGACCCCGGCCTCATCGTGCGCGCCCTGCGAATCGCGGCCGACGCCTCGCAACGGCTGGGCCGCCACAGCGTCGCCGCTCGCACGCTGCAGGCGGCGGCCGCTCGTGCCCCGGCGGACCGCCGTCCCGCACTGCTGCTCGACCAGGGGCGGATGCTGCTCCGGGCGGGTCAGCGCGAGCAGGCTCTCATCGTGTTCGCCAACGCCGGGGCGCGGGGGACGGAGGCCGAAGCCGCCGAAGCCGCGTATCTCCGTGCCTACACGCTGGACGAAATGGAGCGCGACACTCAGGCGGCGGCCCTCTACAAGGCGGTGGCGAGCCGCTATCCGACTCGCGAGCGCGCTGGCGCCGCGCTGTGGCGCCTCGGTTGGCTGCAGTATTCCCAGGGGAAAATCAAGGCGGCCGGCGAGACATGGCTCAAGCTGGTCGACCTCCCCGGCGGCCGCACCTGGAAGATCGCCGCCCTCTACTGGGCGGCACGCGCCCGCGAGGGCGCGGCCGGAGCCGCCGCAGCGCGTCCGCTGTACCGCCGGGTGCTCCGGGAGGCGCCGCGCAGCTACTACGGCATTCTGACCGCTCGCCGCGTCTCGCCGGTGGAGTCCTCGCCCGAGCCCGCGATCCGGCTGCCCGCCGACCCCCGGGCCGCGCTGGCCGACGATCCAGGCTTCGCCCGCGCCGAGCTGCTGCGCCGGATCGGGCTGGTCGAGTTCGCCGTCCAGGAGCTGAACGACGTGGTGCTGCGCTCGGTGGGCGATCCGTTGCGCCTGTACGGTGTGTCCGGGGCCTTCGCGCAGGAGGCCCGCTATCATCTGGCCCTGCGCATCTTGCGCCGGCACTTTACCGGCGCCGCCGTGACCGGCCACGCTGCTCTGCCGCGAAGCTTCTGGGAAATGCTGTACCCCTTCGGCTGGCGGAAGGAGATCTACGAGGCGGCGCAGCGCACGGGTCTGGATCCCTTCCTGGTCGCGGCGATCGTGCGCGAGGAATCTTCGTACAATCCGCGGGCGCTCTCCCCCGCCGGCGCCCGCGGGCTCATGCAGCTCATGCCGCGGACGGCCCAGCCCATGGCCGAGATCCGTGGCCTGGCCTTCGGCGACGGGGACCTGCTCGACGACCCGCGCACCAATCTGCAGCTGGGCGCGGCGTTCATGTCGGGCCTGCTCAAGCAGTGGAACGACCCCCGCATCGCCCTGGCCGCGTACAACGCGGGGCCGGGCCGCGCCCGGCAGTGGTGGCAGACGCGACGCTCCAACGACATCGAGGTGTTCGTCGAGCTCATTCCCTTCGACGAGACCCGCAACTACATCAAGCGCGTGATGCTCGCGTGGGAAGAGTACCGCCGGATCTACGGATCCGGATCGCCCGAAGACTGA
- the hisC gene encoding histidinol-phosphate transaminase → MRRLWRPILDGIAPYEPGPPLETLADELGRTDLVRLSANESPLGPSPRVVEALRREAPRVHLYPDGGATALREALAAHLSVKPDQILVGNGADELLAIIAWAALESGDEVVIPQPSFEPYTTVAALAGATVRVSPLAGYDTDLEDVRGRVTARTKAIILCSPHNPTSTIIRRGPLLQLLDALEADPPLVVLDEAYRDFCDDRECPDGVALLGRFPRLIVLRTFSKIAGLAGLRVGYAIATRETIDRLNRVRAPYNVNRLGQVAALAALEDRDHWERCRDLVITERAFLGRELARRGLAFPPSQANFFLVKVPAAERIRRALLQAGILVRDGAALGYPDHLRISVGTRDTNQRLLAVLDREAR, encoded by the coding sequence GTGCGCAGGCTGTGGCGTCCGATCCTCGACGGCATCGCGCCCTACGAGCCGGGCCCCCCGCTCGAGACGCTCGCCGACGAGCTGGGGCGTACCGACCTGGTGCGGCTGTCGGCCAACGAAAGCCCGCTGGGCCCCTCGCCCCGCGTGGTCGAAGCGCTCCGGCGCGAAGCCCCGCGGGTCCACCTCTATCCGGACGGCGGCGCCACCGCGTTGCGCGAAGCCCTGGCGGCGCACCTGAGCGTCAAGCCGGACCAGATCCTCGTGGGGAACGGGGCCGACGAGCTGCTGGCGATCATCGCGTGGGCGGCGCTGGAGAGCGGCGACGAGGTCGTGATTCCCCAGCCTTCATTCGAGCCATATACGACGGTGGCGGCGCTGGCCGGGGCCACCGTGCGCGTCAGCCCCCTGGCCGGCTACGACACCGATCTCGAGGACGTGCGCGGCCGGGTCACGGCCCGCACCAAGGCCATCATCCTGTGCTCGCCCCACAATCCCACCTCGACGATCATCCGCCGCGGGCCCCTCCTGCAGCTGCTCGACGCGCTGGAAGCGGATCCACCGCTGGTCGTCCTGGACGAGGCTTATCGCGACTTCTGCGACGATCGAGAGTGCCCCGATGGGGTCGCGCTCCTCGGCCGCTTCCCGCGCCTGATCGTCCTGCGCACCTTCTCAAAGATCGCCGGGCTGGCCGGGCTGCGGGTCGGCTACGCCATCGCCACGCGGGAGACGATCGACCGCCTCAACCGGGTGCGCGCCCCCTATAACGTCAACCGCCTGGGCCAGGTGGCCGCGCTGGCGGCGCTCGAGGATCGGGACCATTGGGAGCGATGCCGTGATCTGGTCATCACCGAGCGGGCGTTCCTGGGCCGCGAGCTGGCCCGGCGCGGCTTGGCCTTCCCTCCCTCGCAGGCGAATTTCTTCCTCGTGAAGGTACCGGCCGCCGAGCGCATCCGCCGGGCGCTCCTGCAGGCCGGCATCCTCGTGCGCGACGGCGCCGCCCTCGGCTACCCCGATCACCTGCGCATCTCGGTGGGCACGCGGGACACGAATCAGCGCCTGCTGGCCGTCCTGGATCGGGAGGCTCGGTAA